The Xanthomonas sp. DAR 80977 nucleotide sequence GCTTGGCGCAGCTCCTCGGAGGTGGTCACCGCGACCTGGTGGGCCACCCCGTCTTGGCCGACCTGATAGTGGGTAATCGGGCTGTCGTAGCCGTATTGTCCCTGCTCGTTCGGCTTCAGCTGCTGCATCGTCGGACCAGTCAGGCCTTCGGCCTCCTTCGTCCGCTGGGTCGCCAGCTCCACGGCCTGCAGGTTGTTCTCCTGGGCGTTGAGGTCGATGCCGGCAGCCCGGTAGCGGTGCAGCACCTCGTTGTGCTCCATCTGCGCCGGCGTCGGCGCAGGGCGAGCCTCAATGGTCGCCAGGGTTTCCTGGGCGCGCTCCAGCGAGGGCTGGCGCATCTGATTGGTGAGCTCCAGCTCCACCGCCAGGTTGCCGGCGGCCACCCCGTCTTTGCCTGCCCACTGTCCCTCAGCAGTGCGCTGGTAGGTCTGGCCATCGTGTCCCTGCACCTGGTCCGGCTTGGCTCGAGCATTCTCCACCGCGGTCGGCACCCCTACCCCGTAGTCCTGCCCGCGCTGGGCGGCATGGCTCTCCAGGTAGGCCTGGGCGATGGCCTCGCGGCCGGTGGCAATGTTGTTCTCGATGCGCCCCAGGGCTTCCTGGTTCAGGCGCTGCGCCTGCTCTGGGGTAGCGGTCTGCGGTGTGTAGACCCCCTGGTCGTTGCCGCCCGTCACGCCGGTCTTGACCTGACGCTCCCAGGACTCGGTGGTCGGATTGCGCTGCCAGTTCTGGTTGTCCAAGCCGGTCCGATCGCCAGGCTGGGCCGGCAAATTGAACGGGTCCTGCGGCGGGGGCGCTTTGCCCAGCGCAAACTCGGCTGCCTTGGCATTCGCCATGGCGCCCAGTTCCTGAGACTTGATGTAGCAGGCTCCCACAGGCGCCTGTGTAGGGGTGTCGCGTCCATCGGGCGCGCGGTCGAACGCGCCTTGGCGCTCCCAATCCCGCCCGTTGAACTGCCACTCCACCCCTGCCTTGTCGGTCTGGTGGAAGATGTCGCGGTTCTCTTTGAGGTCGACGGCCTTGTCGAAGGCCTTGCTCATCAAGACAGCGTCGCCCACCACCAGGGCCGCGGGCACAAACCCACTGCTGCTGCCCAGCGCGGCCGCGGTGGCCGCACCGCCGGCCCAACCACCCGCGTTGCGTGCAATGGCGTGATCGACCTCCGACTGCGCGGCGGTGGTGTTGCCCTGCTCCATCAGCGCCGAGGCCGTGCGGGCAGTCATGACGGCATCCGCGCCTGTGGCCAGAAGTCCGCCGGCACGGGTCAGGCCGCGGGCGGACGCCTCGCCCATCAACAACTGCATGGCGACTTCGCCACGCTGACCGCGGGGAACACGAAGGTTGCGTGCGGCTTCTTCGCCCAAGGTGTTCTCGACCACTGCCACACCGCCTGGCGACATGGTCAAGCGGCCGTCGTGGTAAGCACTGGAGATGGCCTGGGATAGGCCGTGGCGCTGAAGATCGAGGTTGCCGCCTCCCAGCAGCGGCTGTCCAGAGCTGTGGAAATGCTGCAACGTGGAAACGATGCGGCCTTCGTTGTGTGTTACCCCGCTCCACTGGCGCGCATTGGCGCTGGCTTGGCCGTATGCGTCCAACTGCGTCGCGTTTTGGACGGCATAGCCGTTCGGGTCACCGAAGAATGCCTGGGTGACAGCCCGCGTTTGGTCCATCGTCTGCCCCAGCGCAATGTTCGTGCGCAGGTCGCCATTGATGAGCGCCACCTGCGCAGTGTCGCTCAATCGCTGAACCTTGAGGGCCACTCGATCCAAGGCGTCCGGATCTGCCCTCAACGCCGCCTGGCCGTCCTTCGTGGCAGCCAAGTCCTCGAGGGCATCCTTCAAACCGAGGCCATATTCCTTGATGGGGCGGCCCGTGTGCGGCGTGACCCCAATGGCTTGAGCAAGTGCCTTGTCGTTGGGCAAATTGATCAGGTTGGTGGCCGCGTCCTTACTGAACCGATCGGAGTCCACCAGCGCTTGCAATAGAGGGTCACGCGTAAACGCTTGCTGCTCGATGGCGTGGTGCGGTTGAAAGAGGGGCTTGCCCGGCATGGTCTAGGATCCTTCCTTGTCGCCTGGTGGAATCAGATATCCGATGCGTCGATGAAGGAGATGCCGCTGACTTCTGCGTCGTCAGGTATCCCGGCAGCGTGAACTGCGTCCTTGAACTCCCGATCGCAGAACACGGACGGGTTGAATGGCACCCGGAACACGTGCGACTCCCCCAACACCTCATGCCGGAAGGCAAGGCTGGCTCCCCCACCCAGGGAATAGAACTTCCCACGCACATAATCGTCATCGACCTTGACCTTCAGCCGCGATGACTCTTCGTCCAAGGCATCCAACTCTCGAACCACGTCGCACAGGAAGCGCCGCGGACCCTTGATGTCATCGGCCAAGCGGTAATCCACCTCGATGAACGCGCATGCGCTGGGATCAACCGAGCACATGACGTCATGGAGTCGCTCGGACACCAACCAATAACCGCCGAACCCCGGCTCCAGATCACGAGGTTCGGGGCCTGCGCTAGGGTCATAGGTCATTTGCGGTTGTTCGAGCATTGAAGGAAAGCCCCCCTCTTCTGGACGCAAGATCAATCGGGGTGGCGATAGCAGCTGGCGGAGGTTATCGAACCTCACCCCGCAGGGCTGCCTGTTGCTCTCCATGTCCGATACGAACATGTAGAAGGCACCCGGCTTGGGCTGATTGGTCATCGTTGTATCCATGCGTTGCGTCCCGTCCACCTGGGTATGGTCTCCAGCTCAATCGGGCAGAGTCTACCGCCCCGATCGCCGGCTGGGGCAGACAAAAAGACATCATGTCCAACCCTTCGCGGCTCGCTCTACCGCGGCGTGCAAAGTCAGCGCCTCGCCGGCTGCCACCCCGCGCGCAGGGCATCCGCAGGGCTGCAGAACATGTGCTCGCCGCGGCTCAGGTCGATGCTCGTGCGCTCGTAGTCCCGTTGCCCGGGCACGTGGTAGATCTTCTTTCCCTGACGGGAAATGTTGCCCTTGATGCGGCATCCACCTGGCACTGGCTGCGTGCCTACTGGCTCTTGGCGCGCCGTCTGCTCACGCTTGCTGCGGCGGTAGTCTGCGGGCATCTGGAAAGGCCCTTGCCAGAGGTTGCGCCGCTGCTGGCGCGCATCGGCTTCGTCTGCGATGAACGCCATCGCGTATTGGCGATACGCGACCGCCCAACCGGAGCGCACCATCCATCGGTTGACGGATTGCCCCTGGACGAAGCACTCCGCGACCACCCGGCCATAGCGGTCCGTGTCCTTGGGCTGGCAACGAACGGTCTTGTCCAACACATAGCCGTCCAGCGCGGCGGCGGACCGCCGGCCACAGGGCCAAGCACGTCCGTCTTTGGTGATGCACTGCTGGGCGCTTTCCGGAGCATCGATGCCCCACAGACGGATACGCTGCTTGGCCACGGTGAGCGTGTCCCCGTCCGTGACGGTCGCGCGGCCGACAAGCTCTGCGGCCACGCCTGGAACCGAAGAAAAAGCCAACAGCAGAACCACCAGACCCTTCAACACCATCAACAACGACTTCCTCTAAGCGCTCGCTCGGGTGGCGAGCGCCAGTTCAAACAGGGCCCGACACTCTAGCGGAAGTGGCAAAGGGACGCCGACCAAGTCGAAAATCCTTCAAACCAGACTTGCGTTCCTGGTGTGGTCGCCGTCGGTCTCCTCTACGACAACGAAGGTGCTCACTAGCCAGCCGTATGCATCGCTGAGCGCGTCAGCAATGTGCCCTTCGCTCTCGCATTCGACCGCGGCTTCAGCCGGCAATCCAGGACGCTTGCCGTTGGTCTCCCAAACAATCCCGCGCACGTTAAACGCTCTCATTTCTTGCTCCTTTAAAGTGCATCTGCCTTGGCAGTCTAGCTTCGGCAGAGTGTTCAAGCAGCGAGAGAGCTCTCCAGCACAGCGTCGGCCACCATCTAGTCCTTACCCAAGCTCTTCGGCATGTGCTAAACCACGCAGCCAAGCGGCGGCCCACACCTAAAAGATGTTCTTGCGTCAGATCAGCTTTTCGTAGTCCTTCTCACTGAGTCCGAGGAAAGCGCAGACGCTCCGTCGGTCAAGAACCTTCGAGAACTCCCTTACCTGTGCTTTAACCAGGTATCGAGATGGCGCCAATGGGTTCGCGAGCAACCCAATAATTAGGCGAACGAGGTTACTTCTATCCAACTTCTGCTGAGTTCTCCACAGCACCTCTCTCTGGTCTTGAGGGAAGCCCACTCCTAACGTGTGGTCAACCGCCAAGTCAAGTTCAGCACGCCTCAATTTTTCACGGTCAGCCCGCGCAGGAATCGGCGCCTGCGCTTCATGAAGCGATATCGCTCGCAGGTCGTATTCCTGGCGGCTCAATCGCCGCCCGTATTCAGGGCGATCTGCTTCCGGGTCCTCTTGGCCTTGACGCTGGTCCATAGATGCTTTCAACGATATCTGGGTCGGATAGCACCATGCGGTGATCGGAAGAAATGTCAAGTAGAGCCTCATAGTCCTGACCCGGCAAGATCGTGGAAAGACTTGCCTGGAACTCTCGCGTCAATTCATCAAAATTCCTAACAAACCCATACCAGCCGCTCTGTCCCCTTTCGACGAACTCTCGCTCAATTGCCTCCCGCGATAGCTCGAACTGCTCCCGAATTTTCATCATCTCATGGTATTGCGCAAGCGAAAACCGCTTGCCAGTGACGATTGCACGATGCCGAACCAATAGTTTGAAGCTTTCAATCTGGAATTTTGCAGCCCTCTCCGCTTCAGAGCTGCTCCACGGTTCCCCAGCTGTCTGCTGACTCACGCTCAAAATGGAATCAGTATCAAGCACGAGTTCGGGATAAATCTCTCGAGCCAGGCTGACACTTTCGTCTATGAAACTGCGCTCAGCAAACGCTCGCGACTGCGAGGAGGTCTGTATGCCTTGGTATAGACATACATCTAAGTCACCAGACACCCCTGCTCGCGTGTAAAGAGGCGCTTTGAACATGCCAAACCCAGCTGACGGGCGACCGAAAAGGCCGAAGATAGAAACCGACAGAAGGTGGCCGCGGACTCCGTTCGCAGTGATAAGTGCTGGCATGAGAATCCGGTTAGCCGATTGGTGGCAGACCCCATTGATGAGGTAGTGAGTGACGCCTGCTCGCTCATCGGGCTCGCCTATTGCATCTGCGCGTTTCGTGCTGCCGTGGGCGGAGCGAACAGTGGTTCCGCCACTTTTTCCTCCCCAACATCCCCAACCGTAGCTCCCGCCTCCACACTCGATGTAGGCATGATCGGCAGCATGAAGCGCCAGCTTTGTTGGATAGCAACAGACGTTCAGCACACCCATCCAATCCTCCTTGATTACACCGCTGAGTAGATAGCTGATTTCACCAGATTATCCGAATTTACGCCGCCCCGCGTATCGCGCAGAACCGTGGCCACAGCCCCCACACCAGGCTGTTTGTCATCCTCATCCTACTGAATAGGTTCCGCGCAAAACACCCTCATCTCCTGCTTCAGGTGGTGCTCCTGACTCTCGCAGTCTAGCCTCAGCAGACCGCGTAGGTGAAGGGGTGGGCTATGCCCACCCCCTGCTGGCCAGGCTGACGTGCTGCCGGCCGCCGATGACCAGGTGGTCAAGGACTCGGATGTCGAGAAGCGCCAGCGCCTGCTTCAGGTGCTCGGTGACTTGGCGGTCGGCTTGGCTGGGCTCCGGATTACCCGAAGGGTGGTTGTGGAAGAGGATGACGGCGACGGCGTTGAGCTCAAGAGCCCGCTGTGCGACGACTCGGTTGTGGACTTCGCAGGCGTCGGCGGTGCCGGTGAAGAGATGCTCGGTGGCCAAGATGTGATGCTTGGTGTCGAGGAAGACGACGCCGAAGACTTCGTGAGGCAGGTGGGCGCAGCGG carries:
- a CDS encoding XVIPCD domain-containing protein, encoding MPGKPLFQPHHAIEQQAFTRDPLLQALVDSDRFSKDAATNLINLPNDKALAQAIGVTPHTGRPIKEYGLGLKDALEDLAATKDGQAALRADPDALDRVALKVQRLSDTAQVALINGDLRTNIALGQTMDQTRAVTQAFFGDPNGYAVQNATQLDAYGQASANARQWSGVTHNEGRIVSTLQHFHSSGQPLLGGGNLDLQRHGLSQAISSAYHDGRLTMSPGGVAVVENTLGEEAARNLRVPRGQRGEVAMQLLMGEASARGLTRAGGLLATGADAVMTARTASALMEQGNTTAAQSEVDHAIARNAGGWAGGAATAAALGSSSGFVPAALVVGDAVLMSKAFDKAVDLKENRDIFHQTDKAGVEWQFNGRDWERQGAFDRAPDGRDTPTQAPVGACYIKSQELGAMANAKAAEFALGKAPPPQDPFNLPAQPGDRTGLDNQNWQRNPTTESWERQVKTGVTGGNDQGVYTPQTATPEQAQRLNQEALGRIENNIATGREAIAQAYLESHAAQRGQDYGVGVPTAVENARAKPDQVQGHDGQTYQRTAEGQWAGKDGVAAGNLAVELELTNQMRQPSLERAQETLATIEARPAPTPAQMEHNEVLHRYRAAGIDLNAQENNLQAVELATQRTKEAEGLTGPTMQQLKPNEQGQYGYDSPITHYQVGQDGVAHQVAVTTSEELRQAKAELGQPAMAHVPTLGAVSVSAPGRSKEQEAEPAQEKGAQGPMLADNPAHPDHSTYQTIHSWVQGTGNWNDEESRNVTAALYKQQTEDPLVKRVDRVTGVLGNDGAQHVLAVYAPFGDKLPIFHARVDGREAAQQPAEQNLQQAEVIKQDQVRQQALEQTQQQTQRQEQGPRMTMGGP
- a CDS encoding DUF1629 domain-containing protein, whose amino-acid sequence is MDTTMTNQPKPGAFYMFVSDMESNRQPCGVRFDNLRQLLSPPRLILRPEEGGFPSMLEQPQMTYDPSAGPEPRDLEPGFGGYWLVSERLHDVMCSVDPSACAFIEVDYRLADDIKGPRRFLCDVVRELDALDEESSRLKVKVDDDYVRGKFYSLGGGASLAFRHEVLGESHVFRVPFNPSVFCDREFKDAVHAAGIPDDAEVSGISFIDASDI
- a CDS encoding thermonuclease family protein, whose protein sequence is MVLKGLVVLLLAFSSVPGVAAELVGRATVTDGDTLTVAKQRIRLWGIDAPESAQQCITKDGRAWPCGRRSAAALDGYVLDKTVRCQPKDTDRYGRVVAECFVQGQSVNRWMVRSGWAVAYRQYAMAFIADEADARQQRRNLWQGPFQMPADYRRSKREQTARQEPVGTQPVPGGCRIKGNISRQGKKIYHVPGQRDYERTSIDLSRGEHMFCSPADALRAGWQPARR
- a CDS encoding JAB domain-containing protein, which translates into the protein MKRTQDRKAQYQLQMDEEGILLAAATILEQRLQRLGHIHSPEQAGSYLVARCAHLPHEVFGVVFLDTKHHILATEHLFTGTADACEVHNRVVAQRALELNAVAVILFHNHPSGNPEPSQADRQVTEHLKQALALLDIRVLDHLVIGGRQHVSLASRGWA